A portion of the Treponema rectale genome contains these proteins:
- a CDS encoding V-type ATP synthase subunit I, with product MAKTTPMRLLELMVLKDDIDSVLTYLGKLGDFQFQQDFNDSAAEEKKQNADADIFARLQSARSFLNIKDLDHFTEAVSLPTEEDRSEAVRIYTAAEDLHNREIECGENVKRVSSSYKEAASFSNLKVPYSQLESLSFLTLRIGRIEEGAYDSLASSFGSNAILTTLGNDKTKILAASSKKGRFFMDSELKKAGFVEINLPKDFKGVPDELLGALEGEVNSVKKELEEIQEQRKNFAETHKDMLLHLLQVFSVSSQLNSVKNKLESTDFVYRITGWIPAWESRTLIRTLDDLTKGRAGIREFLPNEVRSVLEGREKVPVQLKHGSLIKSFQRLIFSYGSPLYGTVDPTPFVAVFFTVLFGIMFGDAGQGLVFFILGILMTLNKMKLAGWEKFGRIFICIGVSSMIMGLLTGEFFASEEVLKPFNRFVHSLFGVTDYEKASEPILKLMPSGTDPGSVLRMFIFFGFTIAVGFIINTCGIIINIVNQFSLHHTGRALFGKTGITGALFFWYVIIFAVLTAAGIHQPAPYDFIIIAVTLFFTAFGEVFERLVEGERPVFENGLFSAIIGAVVEVIEIISSYLSNTVSFVRVGAFALAHAVLGSIIETMMNQVPAAAGKIGVLIAGNAIVIVLEGMIVAIQVVRLQYYEFFSKFFSETGREFKPFAFVYNCQGQ from the coding sequence ATGGCTAAGACAACACCTATGCGTCTTCTTGAGCTTATGGTTCTTAAGGATGACATTGATTCTGTTCTTACTTATCTTGGAAAACTGGGTGATTTTCAGTTCCAGCAGGATTTTAATGATTCAGCTGCAGAAGAAAAAAAGCAGAATGCTGATGCAGATATATTTGCAAGACTCCAGAGTGCCCGCAGCTTTCTTAATATAAAGGATCTTGATCATTTTACTGAGGCTGTGAGCCTGCCGACAGAAGAAGACAGGTCTGAGGCTGTAAGGATTTATACTGCGGCAGAAGATCTTCATAACCGTGAGATTGAGTGCGGCGAAAACGTAAAGAGGGTTTCTTCTTCATATAAGGAAGCAGCTTCGTTTTCTAATCTGAAAGTACCATATTCCCAGCTGGAAAGTTTATCCTTTTTGACCCTTAGAATCGGCCGTATCGAAGAGGGTGCTTATGACAGCCTGGCTTCTTCCTTTGGTTCGAATGCAATTCTTACGACTCTGGGAAATGACAAGACAAAAATTCTTGCTGCATCTTCGAAAAAAGGCCGCTTTTTTATGGACAGTGAATTAAAAAAGGCTGGTTTTGTTGAAATAAATCTTCCAAAGGATTTTAAAGGTGTACCGGATGAACTTCTTGGTGCCCTTGAGGGAGAAGTAAATTCCGTAAAAAAAGAACTTGAGGAAATTCAGGAACAGAGAAAAAACTTTGCTGAAACTCATAAAGACATGCTTCTTCACCTTCTGCAGGTTTTTTCAGTTTCCAGTCAGCTTAATTCAGTTAAGAACAAACTGGAATCTACTGATTTTGTATACAGGATTACGGGATGGATTCCGGCATGGGAAAGCCGTACTCTTATTCGTACTTTAGATGATCTTACTAAAGGCAGGGCAGGCATCAGGGAATTCTTGCCTAATGAAGTGCGTTCCGTTCTTGAAGGCAGGGAAAAGGTTCCTGTTCAGCTTAAGCACGGTTCATTAATAAAATCTTTCCAGAGGCTGATTTTCAGCTATGGTTCTCCATTATATGGTACCGTTGATCCTACACCTTTTGTAGCTGTATTCTTTACTGTCCTGTTTGGAATAATGTTCGGTGATGCGGGACAGGGGCTTGTGTTCTTTATTCTCGGCATCCTGATGACCCTTAACAAGATGAAACTTGCCGGATGGGAAAAGTTCGGCAGGATTTTCATATGTATAGGCGTGTCCAGCATGATAATGGGACTTCTTACCGGAGAATTCTTTGCATCTGAAGAAGTGCTCAAACCGTTTAACCGTTTTGTACATTCACTTTTCGGGGTTACGGATTATGAAAAGGCATCTGAACCTATACTCAAGCTTATGCCAAGCGGTACGGATCCGGGCTCAGTATTGAGAATGTTTATTTTCTTCGGCTTTACTATCGCTGTTGGTTTTATAATCAATACCTGCGGTATTATAATAAATATTGTAAATCAGTTTTCACTTCATCATACGGGACGTGCCCTTTTTGGAAAAACCGGTATTACCGGAGCTCTGTTTTTCTGGTATGTAATTATTTTTGCAGTACTTACTGCAGCCGGCATTCATCAGCCTGCGCCCTATGATTTCATAATAATTGCCGTTACATTGTTTTTTACGGCTTTTGGTGAGGTGTTTGAACGGCTTGTGGAAGGAGAGAGACCTGTTTTTGAAAACGGTCTTTTCAGTGCCATTATAGGTGCCGTAGTTGAAGTAATTGAAATTATTTCTTCATATCTTTCAAATACCGTCAGTTTTGTTCGTGTAGGTGCTTTTGCCCTTGCACATGCAGTTCTTGGTTCCATTATTGAAACTATGATGAATCAGGTACCTGCTGCTGCCGGAAAAATCGGAGTTCTTATTGCCGGTAATGCGATTGTTATTGTTCTTGAGGGAATGATTGTAGCAATTCAGGTTGTAAGGCTTCAGTATTATGAATTCTTCAGTAAGTTCTTCAGTGAGACCGGACGGGAATTCAAGCCTTTTGCATTTGTATATAACTGTCAGGGACAGTAA
- a CDS encoding ATP synthase subunit C, producing MTKRIIALAASFLIMGAASLFAQETAGYEAEAQAAETQTVEQTEQAPAQSDSGLSGAIKYIAAAIAVGFACIGGAMAVGKIGAAAMGAMSENAELSGKALPFVGLAEGICLWGFLVALFIIIM from the coding sequence ATGACTAAAAGAATTATCGCTCTTGCTGCTTCTTTTTTAATTATGGGTGCAGCATCACTTTTCGCACAGGAAACTGCAGGTTATGAAGCAGAGGCTCAGGCTGCTGAGACTCAGACTGTTGAACAGACGGAACAGGCTCCTGCTCAGTCAGATTCAGGACTTTCTGGTGCCATTAAGTATATTGCTGCTGCTATTGCAGTTGGATTTGCATGTATCGGTGGTGCAATGGCCGTAGGAAAAATCGGTGCTGCAGCAATGGGTGCCATGAGTGAGAATGCAGAACTTTCAGGAAAAGCTTTGCCGTTTGTTGGTCTTGCAGAAGGTATCTGTCTCTGGGGATTCCTGGTTGCATTGTTCATTATAATAATGTAA
- a CDS encoding V-type ATP synthase subunit F, whose product MEYYVIGEREIVLGFMLAGVKGSVADNRSAALDAFKAVTDDSSAEKIKVLILTEDVSDMLSEEVKLWQMKSKAPLIVEIPGLHGHIPGRKSLSDSIREAVGIQI is encoded by the coding sequence TTGGAATATTATGTAATCGGAGAACGGGAAATTGTTCTCGGATTCATGCTTGCCGGCGTTAAAGGCTCTGTTGCAGATAACAGGTCTGCAGCTTTAGATGCCTTTAAAGCTGTAACAGATGATTCATCCGCAGAAAAAATAAAGGTTCTCATTCTTACAGAGGATGTGTCTGACATGCTGTCAGAGGAGGTAAAACTCTGGCAGATGAAGAGTAAGGCACCTCTGATTGTTGAAATTCCAGGTCTTCACGGTCATATTCCAGGCAGAAAGTCTCTGTCTGATTCTATCCGTGAGGCTGTTGGCATTCAAATATAG